TCTGTTCTATgatgttgagatattttatttggacaTGTGATGCATCTACTCTCACTATTGTTATTAACTTGAACTTTTTACAGAATTtgctaatttaatcaattttgATCTAATTCTGATTTTTCCTCTCTCTTAATTTGCAGGCGCAGATAGAAAATGGTGACAAAGGTAAGCGGTCTAATAAACTACAATTGTAGGCAGAATGGTATGTTTCCTTGACCACCCATGATGTCTTATTCCACCTCTTTTTTGTTGTTTCAGTAATCATGCCTCCTTCAGCTTTAGACCGCCTTGGTTAGTTTCACGTCCTTTCTTGTGTGGCTTAATTGTTTTCTAGCGACATTATATTGTTTTATAAACCTCGTCCTTGGGCTTGGGTAGTTTTGGATTTTGAGCCCGGATCTAACTCGACTTTGTCTTACAGCATCACTTCAAATTGATTACCCTATGTTGTTTGAGCTTCGAAACACTGCAACCGAACTGTGTTTCTCATTGTGGAGTTCTGGAGTTCATTGCAGAAGAAGGCATGATATATATGCCTTACTGGGTATGTGAGATCTGCGTGCACATTATATCATGACTTTTAGGACTCTGGGACACCATTTGATGTTTCGTGATCGTGCAGATGATGGAGAATCTGTTGTTGCGAGAAGGAGATATTGTACGAGTAAAAAATGTGACTCTTCCAAAGGGTACATATGTCAAATTGCAACCTCACACAAAGGACTTCTTGGATATATCAAATCCAAAAGCTATGTGAGTCTTGAACATAAAATTGACATGTTGCTGTATCTGTGATTCTCATATGTGTGTTTGGTGTTGTCGAGCTTCTCTTTTGGTTTTTATAGAAAAATGACATTGTTTGAAAGTCCGTTCTCTTTTTTTGGTCAACTTAACTtagtttaatattttttattttttaaattctcTCTTGCAGCTTGGAGACAACATTGAGGAATTTTTCTTGTTTAACCACTGGTGATAGTATCATGGTGGCTTATAACAATAAAAAGTACTACATAGACATAATTGAGTCGAAGCCTTCTAATGCCATAAGTATTATTGAAACCGACTGTGAAGTGGACTTTGCTCCTCCTCTCGATTACAAGGAGCCGGAAAAACCTGCACGGCCAATTCCAACAGGCAAAAGAACAGAAGGTAAGATTTTTTTAATGTTCTTCGTTTTCTTATATTCATCATCTTATCATCACTTTAGTATGTTGGCAATTGATTATGTTACAATCAAGAGGTTACTGCTCACTGAAGGTTCCCTTTTCTAGAAAATAAGCTGCTGCAAGCTTTATCCGTTCATTCAATGAGCATGGATACATTTCTCTTCTCGCACTCTCCTTTCAAGGAAGTCGAGATTTCTTCTTGGACGAATACTTCCTATGCTAGTCATCTACTAACCGTTATCTTGGCCATTTTGTGCCTTTTTCTGTTCATTTGTTCAGGCCAGGAGCCTGCAGCTGAGACAGAACCTAACTTCAATCCATTTGCTGGTACTGGGAGAAGACTGGATGGAAAAGCCTTGAAAACCCAGCCTCCACCAGCCTCTTCATCTGCACCCAGTTTCAAGAAACCGAATATTTCCAATGATGGTGGACAAGCTTCTGCATCCAGTTCCAGTTCACAGAACACCAGTCGCCAGTCTCAGGGGAAGCTTGTTTTTGGTTCAAATGCAAACCGCACTAGTGAATCATCAAAGGTTTCCTTTTCCTGCACAAAAAATGCAATTTATTTCAGATTTCATGTTTAAGATCCGACACAATTATGTTCcgtcaccaaaaaaaaaaaaaaaacagaagccAAGTCGTTCATACTTCTCCAGTTATTTGTCTCAATCATAAGATATCAGATGGTTAAGAagatgttttgaatctgatatCTGTTTTCCTCTATCACAGGACACTTCAAAAGACACCAAGCAAGAGCCTCCAAAGAAAGAAGAACCGAAATTCCAGGCCTTCACAGGGAAGAAATACTCGTTGAAGGGTTGATTGTATATTTAATTCAAGCCCGATTGTTTTTGTCTCTTTCCTTGGATACATTAACTATGTAAGTGAGCATGCTTCACATTTTTATTTGAATTACACAGCACCATTAGTTGTGCATTTTTTTGTGTAAGATTATCAGTTATCATCTTGTGGACCTAACATAGTATCAGATAAATCTAAAAAGTTATAAGATGAAACGCGATGAATTGATCATCTCGTCTAAAAAATACACAGAACCAGTTGTGTTTTCACCAAGAGAAGAGAATCCGAAACCTTCACATTTTAACGTGTGCAACAATGTATCTTGATCCAATATTGAATCAAATCGAGTTATAATTATGATACATTTGAATTTCATCTGTTATTTATTGTTGTTGTAAGAGATGTTTATCCATTCATTATCTGTTCGAATTGATGCTCATTACTCAATTCTAGTATTGTTTAAAAACGCCTCTCGTTAACTACTATATCATATATATCGCAGGATAATTCGACCAGGGTTTAAatatacattttttaaaaaaaaatttataggcATAAGTAAATTCTTGATACTAAAATGGTGTTCAAATCTCCTTACACTTCCTGTGAAAAATAAAGATTTAAAAAGCCTATGAAAATCAAATTATTAAATATGAAATTGTCGAATAAATCAAGGCAAGGCTGTCATTACTCTCTACCGACTATAAATCGATgtaatattcttatcttaaTATCAAATGCTTGAGGATCACATTTGCTTATAATGTTTTACAGTTGAAATTATTATTGTCAGAAGCGTAAATAacgtttatttatatatataatataatgtattGAAGTAAAAAATCTACAACATTTTCTATAAGATTAAAACATTTCTACAGCATTTTCTATGATATTTTCGTTGACACGATTGATCTGCATTATAATTACGAATGTCACACCAATAAAACTCTACATGTAACAATATTACATTTGTACCTTATTGCACACGCTTTGGCATTATATACAACAATCGTAAATTGAGAACTATTCAAATTAACCatctctttttttaaaaaataatttatcatgcTTCTTTTTTTTACACGCGCGCACACACACTATTCCATTTATCATAATACATCAGTATCAATTAAGTTTTCAGAAAGCAAAAATAATGAACAAAAATAGCTATAAATCAACGATGAATAGCACAGCTTTTTTTTCCTTTCGTTCATAAATTCGTCACAAAAGCGGACCATTTTTTGGTAGTGAAATATGATTTATTAGTAGCTGTAGCCTTTCACAAACATTCCTGTCTTGGCTTCCTCTGATTCTCCCTCCGCGGTATACTTACCGAGTTGAGCCAGGGAGTTAGCCTTAGCCCTGATGAGCAAAGTATCTTGAGCCTTCTTCACGTTCTCCGGGCGTCCTCCCCATGTCTTCAGGCATGTGTTTTGAAGAGCTCTAGCGTAGGAAAACGACACGTGCCACGGGTTCTGGGATTGGTTCATGGCATTCAAGTTCAAGGTTGCTTCCACCTCAGATTGCCCACCAGACAAGAACTGCTCATCAAAAGATTAAAATCTGGTCTCAAATTCAAACTCGACTCGTTTACACGGGCACCTATATGAAGTAAAATTGGAAATACTTGCCATGATTCCAGGAACGGCTGGGGGAATTCGCTTGCGGAGGAGGCCTAGTGTGTACGCAGCAACCTTCTCGGGTGTCGCCTTTTCCTTGCATTCTGCACCAGGAGTGACCATGCTTGGTTTGAGGAGAATACCCTCAAACAACACATTGTTTTCAGCTAAGTAGAAAAACACCTCAGCCCACACCTTCAAAGCTACCTCATAAGTCCTGTCAATCCCATGCTCTCCATCTAGCAAGATctctggttccactattggaaCCAGTCCAGCCTCCTGAATCATCGTGAAAAACCAGAGTTAATTAAACAGTTGGatgttaaaattttgaaattttatacgTAATTTTTCCCTTGAAATTCCTGAGTCACGCTCGTCACCCCATCTCCCCTGGGCATGATATCACACTGTTAAAATGAGAAGGGGCAATATTATGTACCTGAGAAATGGCGGCATAGCGGGCTAGACCCCAGGCCGCCTCCTTCACGGCCAAGGCAGAGGGACCATTGGGAATGCTCACAACAGTACGCCTAAGCAAGGTCGGAATCAAGAAATTTCGTTAGAATCAAGGATATAAAGCTTTATTTAAGGTCAGTACCAATAGCATTTACAAATATTTTCAGTCGAGAGGTGACAAAAAAACGAATACCCTCACCATTTGGCGAAACGAGCACCTTGTTGGTAGTAAGCAGCAGAGCGAGAGGCGAGGCCATCAAGACCTTGGCACCATGACTCGTCATTTGAACCAACAAGAGGAACCAAACCCTGCAAAGATCAAATCCCATTATACAAGCATTCAAATATCATTCAAATCTCTTATTCACAGAGCAGCACAGTCGCAACATCGACTAAATTCTTAGATCCAGCCTGCTGCCCGCTAATCATATGATCAGCTCGGCAAACTAAGAAATGGAACAGGTTGTTATTGATTACCTTATCGACTTTAATGCCAGGGACAATATTCTGCTCAACAAGAACATCCACCATTTTCTTGCCATCAATGGTGGATTGGTAGAGAGTCTCCTCAAATAAGATTGCTCCAGAGATGTACTGGCCGAGTCCAGGGGCGGAGACGAGAAGCGTGCGATAAGCCTGACGGTTCGCCTCAGTGTTCTCGAGCCCGATGGATGCTAGACGCTTCCCACAAGTGGCGTTTGATTCATCCATGGCAAGAATACCACGCCCTGGTGATGCAACAGTTTTCTACACCAAAGACATATTCACAAAACAGTCAGTCTCTCGATTAGCCAAACACTACTCTCTCCAATAAACTTACTATCAAATAAACTACAAAAGGCAGTTCTATAAAACATAATGCAAGAACTGAACCAAGCCAAATGATGAAGTTAGCCATATACCGCAGTCTTGACGAGCTCATCGGCATAGGCGGAAGCGCGGACACTGAGTGGAGATGGCGCCGCTTTGGGCTGGCAGCGAATGGTAGCAGCGGAGGTGGATGGGTGGCGGAGGAGGGAATGACCTTTAACGAACTCAGAAATGTCAAGAACAGGAGATGGCTTGAGGAATGAGGCTGAGGCCATTGGTATCAATAATTTTCTTTCCCTTTTCCTTTTCTTTGTCAAGAAATTTGATGATATGAACTGAAATTATAGAAGCAAAGGCCAAGGATTGTTCAAAAATCTTATCCCCCCACTAACACTCTCTTTGCCACACATCAACCTTCTTCATGCATGGCTGAATTTATAATTGTGTGTAGTGTTGTGACAAAAGATGTCACATTTGAGGCTGTCATGATTGGACCAATCATAGGTTGCCAAGTGGATGTGATAATTGCTAAAATAGACCCCATCATACACAATACTCCATTCATACAGTCTTGTCTATATTTGCTTCATGTTTATTAATTCGTCTCATATTGgtttattcaacttttaaaaaaaaattagttcttAAGAAGCAACTTGATGTTGGATGTTCAGAAAATTTGAATGAAATTTAGAAACTGAGTAAAATCAAACATCGAAATCAGGACAACAATCTTTGTTCTATTCCGAAATCCATTTGTTCATAAATCGTTCCAATTTGTGATTTTGGGGGCAAAAATTAAAAAAGTCCCCTGTGTATTTCAAAGTTAATTTCTGTCAAACCCCGCTAATAAAGCTCCGATTTCAAACTAAAAGAACATGACAAATTATATCAGACCTCACAACATTCAAGAAACTTGCGATTGCAAAAACTGCAGGCTGATATTTAAGTATGAATAAAAATATTGACAAAAAAAGAGAATCGCGAATTGAAAAACCTTGATATTTTCAGGACTTCACGTTCTTCCAAAAATGGAGCTGTTTGAAAGATTCTATCGGGCATGTAAATGTGAGGCTATGGTCATTTCTGATTAACGTTCTGTTCGTTTGTTTGATTGGGTGTTAAAGATCATTGTTTAATCCCATAATTTGATTGGGACAGCTTTGATAATTGAAGCTAATTAGCTTTTAAGTCCTACTAACTGAGGGGGCTTAGATTCCTGGTAAAATATCAACTATTGTTAGGTTGCTTGCAGTGTCGGGTTCTCCCTCaccaaccaaaaaaaaaagtttctcAAATGGTAGGTATACAACATAGTTAACCTTAGTTTTAAATCTTTGCACCAAGTATGCGCAGATCTTGGGTTTTGATTTGCATAATGGAGAATTTTCTGTGTTATCCGCCATATACATATGTTTGAAACGTCATGGCTACTTGTAAATATAAAGAATATGCAACGTCATGGCTACTTGTAGTCAGATATATAAAAAGGTATCTCAAATAATCAAATTCATTCACCTTCCAAGTTATGTAATCGGGATTCTCATGCTTTAATCATCACGACTACTAGGTTCAGCTAATTTACCTGAATTTAAACGTCTCCCAACCACTCTTTACATCACCCATTTTGCGACGAGCAGCAGAGTCGAGTTGGATTCAGAGAGTTTTCGATGTTGCTTCTTTAAGAGAAGTAGCGACGCTGTGTAACATTTCACGATGTTTGGTTAGTCGATAATGATCCCTGGCAACATATTCCAGTGGAAGCATGTTTTCCATATAGGGCAAATTCTACAGAATAGAAACCACATGATACAGCCTTCTTTCGTTTAGTCACCGACACGACGGCTAAAATACGTGAAAGGTGTGTGTGTAGCTCAAATACTTTAACAGCAGCGCTTCCTGATttcaagatttcaatttcaatctcAGGGCATGCATATAATCTTTCGATACCGATATAGATAAATCGCTCCAATTTAAAATCTTGATCAAGTATCTGATTGGTGAGTGGGTGGATCACCATTTTCAAACATATGTATATGGCGGATAACACAAAGAAAATTCTCCATTATGCAAATCAAAACCCAAGAACATATGAAATTACAAGTGACGATATCTCTGGACACAAAACAAACTTCTCAACGTAAAAACACCGCGTTTTCAAGGTGAAAAACCATGTGAAAGATTGAAAATTTCGACACATGGCATCGGCATTTAATTAAAGGCCTTCTCGTATAACCCATCAGAATCCTAAAAAAACAGAACATTCTTTTTGTCAAGCAAATGTATATTGCGATCTTCTTCACTTTCATCACTACTATAGAACACCAAACCACTGCTACTAGATACAAGCCTAGACTCATCATCACCACCGTCCTGATTTCTCGCCGTATCTTTCGCATTAGTGCTACATGATCTTACTACGGTTGAAGCTTCTTCTGCATCGGCAAAATCCATTTTTGCTTTCTTAGTTTGTGGATTAACTTTAATTAGCTTTCCCAGCGGACGAGCTGCAGTATTCCTCCTTCCTAGAACTGATTTATTTTCCTGGACCTTGGAAACTGAAGGTGCCTCCTTTAGCTCATGTACATCAGTAGATTGTGCTGCTACGGCTGCCTGAAAACTCTCCAGCTGCAGCTTTTCTTCATCTGCAAGCTGCTGTTCATATTCTTTTCTCAACATTTCCAGATTATCGAGGAACTCAGTCTCATCTTCATCCAAAGCTTTAGGTGGCCTGTGCTTGAATCGTTCGTTGAATTTTGCATCCTTCTTATCCTTGTTTTCCTGCAAAATCTCGTAAAGGGACCTATCTCTCTGCGCAGTACCATCTTCCACTCGAACACCCCGAGTTCTCCGAGTTTCTTTTAACTGCTTTTCTGAGACGAAATTCATCAACCTCATCGGCATCTCATCATCCGCCATTGTCGAAAATGCCGTCGTTTCTAGCAGAAGCGGTTCGCTCCTCGAAAAGTGAAACTCTAATCACTCAACTTTGCTTCAATTCCTTCtaaatttatgattattaaaaacataaaattttgtttcatttttgtagtttatacaatttattatttcaGCAACGTTAGTGAAAACTGAAAAGCAAACATACTGAAGATTTGAAAGCGGTAAAAAAAACACCTCAGTAACTAAGGATCATAGGAGAATCAAGGAAAGAAACCATACCTTTCGGAGATCTGCAAAATAAGGGTTTTCAAGGAATTAATATCCAAACTTTGTATGTTAATTTTTCGGAAAGGAAATGTGAAAAATTCCGACGCCGGGACTTGATATCGGGTCTTCCGAGTGAGAGCCGAATATACTCAACAACAAGGCCACAACGGATATTTCGAAAGATCAGGAATATCtgaattttaaatcaaaaataCATACTCACGATTCAGTATCTGTTCCAACCATCGTCTGATATATGCCTATGTTCTTTAAAAAAACTATGATGTAAATAAGCGCAAGTAGCATTGCATTAGCAATGTGAAAAGCTATCGTaattacatattaaaaaaatgatcAAACTACTTCACACAATATCCTCATGCATCCACGTGGGAAAATAAAATGAGACAATTGCCGACTGCTCAAAATAAATATCCAAGGAGTACAAATTTCATTAGACAAACATAAATCTCGGAAACAAATAGTGCAAAAAAAGATACCAAGCTAAAGAAGTCCGACCATAAAAGTACTAAAGAGTGCAAACATCGATCTCAGCTCAAATCAAAACAAAGAAAACTGCATAATTGGCCCTAATACATAAAGCCACAAACTTCTTCCTCTAGTACCTTCGGGGATACCTATCCATGAACCTACCAGACGGGCACTCGAAGGCCATGTGGCCTCTTCCTCCACAGTTATGACATATAGTCATGGAAATGCAGTCCCGACTCATATGCCCCACCTGCTGGCAAGTCCTACACACGATGTCACGAAAGCCACCTCCACGAGCTCCAGCTCCCCTTTCTTCAAATGTATAGCCTTTTGGACAATCTCTAGCCATGTGCCCAGATATGTTGCATGTGTTGCAAACGGGATCGTTTTGACAGTCACGTGCAATATGTCCCGGCTTTCTGCAATTCTTGCAAGCCCTGTCGTTGGTACAGTCGGCTGCCATGTGGCCTTGCTTGTAGCAGTTGTTGCACAGCCTCAGATCACCAGGAGGTGCTGTGCAGTCCCTAGCACGATGGCCTGCCTTTCCACAGGTGTGGCAGATGCCCTCATTTGGACAGTTTCCTGCCATATGGCCAGGTTCACGACAGTTCCAACAAAGAGATCTTGTGTTACATTCTGATGCAATATGCctgattcaatttttttaagcCCAGGCCCCAGTAAGAATTAAACTTCAGGCAGGCGTAATATATAGTACgaaaatatattcaagaaagaCGAACAAAGACCCTTGAAATATATTCAGTAAGAGAGGCAGTTCAAACATTAATGCCGAGAAATAAATTCGGCGCATCAGGATTAATATTAGTTCACCCAACTCTTGCACAAGAACGAAAAAAATAAACAGATAAGAAAGAAGAAACAACTGAGATACTAGCAATCGTAACACGATTAAATGTAAACGACCCACTATGCCTATACTAAAACTTACCCAGGAAGACCACAATTGTGGCATAGAGCTGCATTGGGGCATTCTCTGGCAAAGTGGCCAGGCCTCCTGCAGTTGTTGCACAGACTGTTCTCACTGCAATTAAGCAGCACATAAAATAGAGGGGGAAAGTAAGACTAAGCCGTGAGACTCCAAAGCATAGAAAAGACCAAACAACTAGCAGACAAAAAGTAACTTTTCAATCCCTTTCATCGAACTTTCCATCatgtatttttttataaataaattacttCGGATTTGGGTGAAGTAATTGAGATTTGAGAAGAGAGAGCAAAAGGAATTAGATATTCGAATTTATAAAATCAAGTATGAAGTAGATTGGATCGAGACCCAAGATACACCGAAAGCAGCCAGGCATACCACAAGATATGGTTTCATTCATATTGATCCCTCACTTCAATTGCCCCCTCTTCAATGCAAAAACGCAATAATGAAAATAATAGTCATGAACAAAATGAATGGATCAAGACCAAATAACCTGAAGCCCCTCCTCGACTCCCGCCTATATGGTGCAACACGATTAGAATAGTGCTGAGTACGGATCTTCCGATCCATTGGACTCCTACTTCTGCTCCTGCTCCTGCTACGGCTACTGTTGTCTAAGCTCATTTTCCTAAATATCCAATCAACAACCAACTTCTATGTGCAACACTATCACCGACACCACAGTTGTTGCATCCTCCCTGTCCACCACAACCACACATCCAAGTCCATATCAATCAGTCCTGGAAATCTTCACTCGTCCTTCATTTTGTAAACACCAGATTCCAACATTGTTATTGCAATTTTCAACAAATAATACCACCGTACATCATGCATGGAAAAGGAAATTGGCTCCCGTCAAATTCTTGAACTCAAAAACACATTGAGCCAACCATCCTTATTGTCACACCATACAAGCACCTATCATAACAAGCATATGATATCTAACCACcgataataaaatcattttaaaacatGTCAACTATCATAGTAAAGTGTTTCACCTGCTCGCAGACTTTTGCGACAACATTTCATATTTAAAACTATTTCTTAACAAACAGCAAGTTGAACAAATGAATAAACTGACCCACAA
This Primulina eburnea isolate SZY01 chromosome 2, ASM2296580v1, whole genome shotgun sequence DNA region includes the following protein-coding sequences:
- the LOC140823774 gene encoding uncharacterized protein, translating into MSLDNSSRSRSRSRSRSPMDRKIRTQHYSNRVAPYRRESRRGFSENSLCNNCRRPGHFARECPNAALCHNCGLPGHIASECNTRSLCWNCREPGHMAGNCPNEGICHTCGKAGHRARDCTAPPGDLRLCNNCYKQGHMAADCTNDRACKNCRKPGHIARDCQNDPVCNTCNISGHMARDCPKGYTFEERGAGARGGGFRDIVCRTCQQVGHMSRDCISMTICHNCGGRGHMAFECPSGRFMDRYPRRY
- the LOC140823773 gene encoding fructose-bisphosphate aldolase 1, chloroplastic-like; translation: MASASFLKPSPVLDISEFVKGHSLLRHPSTSAATIRCQPKAAPSPLSVRASAYADELVKTAKTVASPGRGILAMDESNATCGKRLASIGLENTEANRQAYRTLLVSAPGLGQYISGAILFEETLYQSTIDGKKMVDVLVEQNIVPGIKVDKGLVPLVGSNDESWCQGLDGLASRSAAYYQQGARFAKWRTVVSIPNGPSALAVKEAAWGLARYAAISQEAGLVPIVEPEILLDGEHGIDRTYEVALKVWAEVFFYLAENNVLFEGILLKPSMVTPGAECKEKATPEKVAAYTLGLLRKRIPPAVPGIMFLSGGQSEVEATLNLNAMNQSQNPWHVSFSYARALQNTCLKTWGGRPENVKKAQDTLLIRAKANSLAQLGKYTAEGESEEAKTGMFVKGYSY
- the LOC140823775 gene encoding uncharacterized protein, translated to MADDEMPMRLMNFVSEKQLKETRRTRGVRVEDGTAQRDRSLYEILQENKDKKDAKFNERFKHRPPKALDEDETEFLDNLEMLRKEYEQQLADEEKLQLESFQAAVAAQSTDVHELKEAPSVSKVQENKSVLGRRNTAARPLGKLIKVNPQTKKAKMDFADAEEASTVVRSCSTNAKDTARNQDGGDDESRLVSSSSGLVFYSSDESEEDRNIHLLDKKNVLFF